A window from Ovis canadensis isolate MfBH-ARS-UI-01 breed Bighorn chromosome 4, ARS-UI_OviCan_v2, whole genome shotgun sequence encodes these proteins:
- the SRI gene encoding sorcin codes for MAYPGHPGAGGGYYAGGYGGAPGGPAFPGQTQDPLYGYFAAVAGQDGQIDADELQRCLTQSGIAGGYKPFNLETCRLMVSMLDRDMSGTMGFNEFKELWAVLNGWRQHFISFDSDRSGTVDPQELQKALTTMGFRLSPQAVNSIAKRYSTNGKITFDDYIACCVKLRALTDSFRRRDTAQQGVVNFPYDDFIQCVMSV; via the exons ATGGCGTATCCCGGGCATCCTGGCGCCGGCGGCGGCTACTACGCAGGCGGG TACGGAGGGGCTCCCGGAGGGCCTGCGTTTCCCGGGCAAACTCAGGATCCGCTGTATGGTTACTTTGCTGCTGTAGCTGGACAG gatgGACAAATAGATGCTGATGAACTGCAAAGATGCCTGACACAGTCAGGCATTGCTGGAGGATACAAAC CTTTTAACCTGGAGACTTGCCGGCTTATGGTTTCAATGCTGGAT AGAGACATGTCAGGCACAATGGGTTTCAATGAATTTAAAGAACTCTGGGCTGTACTGAATGGTTGGAGACAGCACTTTATCAGCTTTGACAGTGATAGGAGTGGAACAGTGGATCCCCAAGAACTGCAGAAGGCCCTGACGACAATGG ggtTTAGGTTGAGTCCCCAGGCTGTGAATTCAATTGCAAAACGATACAGTACCAATGGAAAGATCACCTTTGATGATTACATCGCCTGTTGCGTCAAGCTGCGAGCTCTAACAG ACAGCTTTCGAAGACGGGATACTGCTCAGCAAGGTGTAGTGAATTTCCCATATGATGAT TTCATCCAGTGTGTCATGAGTGTTTAA